A genomic region of Spodoptera frugiperda isolate SF20-4 chromosome 31, AGI-APGP_CSIRO_Sfru_2.0, whole genome shotgun sequence contains the following coding sequences:
- the LOC118276097 gene encoding uncharacterized protein LOC118276097 isoform X3 produces MEKLCLFFVIALFASALGQDAQNPDDLEDRYNQNWFGNQGQQRPNGFPGQFPGQNQFPGQFPGQNQFPGQNQFPGQNQFPGQNQFPGQNQFPGWTTQRPQTTTSASGTTTTTMSPAQQQCIRSCPVTAEYNPVCGSNGVTYTNPGRLSCAQMCGVSVNLQRSSPCPTPPPTVDGVPQTN; encoded by the exons CTCTTTTCGCCAGCGCTCTGGGACAAGATGCACAAAATCCCGATGACTTAGAAGACAGGTATAACCAAAATTGGTTTGGGAACCAAGGCCAACAGAGGCCAAACGGATTCCCAGGGCAATTCCCTGGCCAGAACCAATTCCCAGGGCAATTCCCCGGTCAGAATCA GTTCCCCGGTCAGAATCAGTTCCCCGGTCAGAATCAGTTCCCCGGTCAGAATCAGTTCCCCGGTCAGAATCAGTTCCCTGGATGGACTACCCAGAGACCACAAACAACTACATCTGCCAGTGG TACCACAACCACAACCATGTCGCCAGCTCAGCAACAGTGCATCAGGTCTTGCCCTGTGACTGCTGAATACAACCCTGTTTGCGGTTCTAACGGTGTCACTTACACTAACCCTGGAAGACTGTCCTGTGCTCAAATGTGTGGTGTCT cTGTGAACCTACAAAGATCATCGCCTTGCCCCACCCCGCCACCGACCGTTGACGGCGTCCCCCAAAccaactaa
- the LOC118276097 gene encoding uncharacterized protein LOC118276097 isoform X2, protein MEKLCLFFVIALFASALGQDAQNPDDLEDRYNQNWFGNQGQQRPNGFPGQFPGQNQFPGQFPGQNQFPGQNQFPGQNQFPGQNQFPGQNQFPGQNQFPGQNQFPGWTTQRPQTTTSASGTTTTTMSPAQQQCIRSCPVTAEYNPVCGSNGVTYTNPGRLSCAQMCGVSVNLQRSSPCPTPPPTVDGVPQTN, encoded by the exons CTCTTTTCGCCAGCGCTCTGGGACAAGATGCACAAAATCCCGATGACTTAGAAGACAGGTATAACCAAAATTGGTTTGGGAACCAAGGCCAACAGAGGCCAAACGGATTCCCAGGGCAATTCCCTGGCCAGAACCAATTCCCAGGGCAATTCCCCGGTCAGAATCA GTTCCCCGGTCAGAATCAGTTCCCCGGTCAGAATCAGTTCCCCGGTCAGAATCAGTTCCCCGGTCAGAATCAGTTCCCCGGTCAGAATCAGTTCCCCGGTCAGAATCAGTTCCCTGGATGGACTACCCAGAGACCACAAACAACTACATCTGCCAGTGG TACCACAACCACAACCATGTCGCCAGCTCAGCAACAGTGCATCAGGTCTTGCCCTGTGACTGCTGAATACAACCCTGTTTGCGGTTCTAACGGTGTCACTTACACTAACCCTGGAAGACTGTCCTGTGCTCAAATGTGTGGTGTCT cTGTGAACCTACAAAGATCATCGCCTTGCCCCACCCCGCCACCGACCGTTGACGGCGTCCCCCAAAccaactaa
- the LOC118276097 gene encoding uncharacterized protein LOC118276097 isoform X1, which translates to MEKLCLFFVIALFASALGQDAQNPDDLEDRYNQNWFGNQGQQRPNGFPGQFPGQNQFPGQFPGQNQFPGQNQFPGQFPGQNQFPGQNQFPGQNQFPGQNQFPGQNQFPGQNQFPGQNQFPGWTTQRPQTTTSASGTTTTTMSPAQQQCIRSCPVTAEYNPVCGSNGVTYTNPGRLSCAQMCGVSVNLQRSSPCPTPPPTVDGVPQTN; encoded by the exons CTCTTTTCGCCAGCGCTCTGGGACAAGATGCACAAAATCCCGATGACTTAGAAGACAGGTATAACCAAAATTGGTTTGGGAACCAAGGCCAACAGAGGCCAAACGGATTCCCAGGGCAATTCCCTGGCCAGAACCAATTCCCAGGGCAATTCCCCGGTCAGAATCAATTCCCCGGTCAGAACCAATTCCCAGGGCAATTCCCCGGTCAGAATCAGTTCCCCGGTCAGAATCAGTTCCCCGGTCAGAATCAGTTCCCCGGTCAGAATCAGTTCCCCGGTCAGAATCAGTTCCCCGGTCAGAATCAGTTCCCCGGTCAGAATCAGTTCCCTGGATGGACTACCCAGAGACCACAAACAACTACATCTGCCAGTGG TACCACAACCACAACCATGTCGCCAGCTCAGCAACAGTGCATCAGGTCTTGCCCTGTGACTGCTGAATACAACCCTGTTTGCGGTTCTAACGGTGTCACTTACACTAACCCTGGAAGACTGTCCTGTGCTCAAATGTGTGGTGTCT cTGTGAACCTACAAAGATCATCGCCTTGCCCCACCCCGCCACCGACCGTTGACGGCGTCCCCCAAAccaactaa